The window ATCTTGTTCTCTATCCTAACCCCCATGACTTTTATGTCCTCTCCAATTTCTGGGTGTTCCCTCTTGAGAGCTTCTGAGTTTAAAAACCTTTCCGCTTCGTATACAGCCCTTTCAAGCTGGTCAAAAGGTGCAAATCCTACACCAAAGGAAGTATCGTTTGCTAAAGGTATCTCTCCTTTTTTTTGAAACCTCTCAAAGAGTTCCACAAGGTCCTTAGACCCGGGTTTTATCTTGGCATAAATTCTTATGTGCCTTTCTACATCTATATTTCTTATGTGCTTTCTGAACCACTCTTTGACTGTGTGTTGGACCAGTTCCTGCACATCTAACCTTTTACTATCTTTGTCCAGTATAGCCCTACCCACCAAATGTATTTCTATAGGCTCTATAACTTCTCCTCCTCCAAAGTATGCGTTTGCCATACCTCCAACAAGTAAGGCTTTATCCACATTATGGTGCATAACCGCTCCAAATTCCTCAAGATACCACTTACATAGCTCTCTTGAAAGACTTTCCGCTAAGTTATCACATATGGTGTCAGGGTGCCCTATTCCCTTTCTTTCCACTATCTCTGCAGATTGTTCGTAGACAGCTTCAAAGGTCATGGGTGTAACCACTATCTGTGCCACCTTAGAAACCTCCTGAGGAAAAGTTTTAAGGGTAAATTATAATCTACCTACGCACAAAAGGATAACTTCTCAACCGGGCTTTAAGCCTTTTCCCCCTTATATCAACATATACCTCAAGTCCCTCTTTTCTATAGTTAGGGTCTACAAAGCAAAGAGCAATACCTCTATCAAGGGTTGGTGAGTAAGTGCCACTGCTTACCACGCCTATGGTTCTGTCCTCCACATAAATTTTATAGCCTTCCCTTGGTACACCTTTTTCTAAAAGCTCAAGACCAAAGAGCTTTCTATTTACTTGTGTCTCCATCAAAGCCTTCCTGCCTATAAACTCCTTCTCCATACAGACAAACTTGTCAAGACTTGCCTCAAAGGGTGTGATCTCTTCGGATATCTCGTGTCCGTAAAGAGGAAAACCCGCCTCTATCCTTAGGACGTCCCGAGCACCAAGACCGCACGGCTTGGCATGTTCAAGAAACTTTTTGAAAAGTTCCACACCTTCCTTTAAACCTGCGTATATCTCAAAGCCATCTTCACCCGTGTAGCCCGTTCTTGAGATTATGATGTTGTCAAAAACTTTAAAGTGGTAATACTTTATACCTTCAACAGGAAAAAATTCTGACAATAGTTTAGGACTATCTCTTCCCTGAAGGGCTATCTGCACAGTACTTTCTGAAAGGTCTTCCACAGGATGGTGTTTTGATATCCAATTTATAACCTTTTGCCTGTTTATCGCATTCACACACAGCATAAAGTTTTCTTCATCCAGCATATACACAGTTATGTCATCAATAACTGTGCCTCTTTGATTGACAAGCATACTGTACTGAACCTTTCCCGGACTTAGCTTACTTATTAGGTTAGTAGTAAGATACTCAAGAGTATCTTTTGCGGAAGGACCTCTTATAAAGATCCTTCCCATGTGGGAAACATCAAAGACACCACAGGCATTTCTTACAGCCAA of the Hydrogenobacter hydrogenophilus genome contains:
- the gcvT gene encoding glycine cleavage system aminomethyltransferase GcvT is translated as MRTPLYSIHKELNAKISEFAGWEMPIFYSSIKEEVLAVRNACGVFDVSHMGRIFIRGPSAKDTLEYLTTNLISKLSPGKVQYSMLVNQRGTVIDDITVYMLDEENFMLCVNAINRQKVINWISKHHPVEDLSESTVQIALQGRDSPKLLSEFFPVEGIKYYHFKVFDNIIISRTGYTGEDGFEIYAGLKEGVELFKKFLEHAKPCGLGARDVLRIEAGFPLYGHEISEEITPFEASLDKFVCMEKEFIGRKALMETQVNRKLFGLELLEKGVPREGYKIYVEDRTIGVVSSGTYSPTLDRGIALCFVDPNYRKEGLEVYVDIRGKRLKARLRSYPFVRR
- a CDS encoding methionine adenosyltransferase; the protein is MAQIVVTPMTFEAVYEQSAEIVERKGIGHPDTICDNLAESLSRELCKWYLEEFGAVMHHNVDKALLVGGMANAYFGGGEVIEPIEIHLVGRAILDKDSKRLDVQELVQHTVKEWFRKHIRNIDVERHIRIYAKIKPGSKDLVELFERFQKKGEIPLANDTSFGVGFAPFDQLERAVYEAERFLNSEALKREHPEIGEDIKVMGVRIENKIRLTVALAFVSRYIKDLEEYFYKKEQIKGKLKMYLEGLLGREVDININTADSKENSSVYITVTGSSAEQGDDGQVGRGNRVNGLITPYRPMSLEAAAGKNPISHIGKIYNTVANIICQRVVQEVEGIQEAYCYIVSQIGKPINQPQVLDVKVRTKRDIASIKEEVKRIAEEELERMPEVWKGFLEGRYSVA